Genomic DNA from Corticium candelabrum chromosome 5, ooCorCand1.1, whole genome shotgun sequence:
GTTACTTGAAATCAAAGTCATTGCCACTTCAAGCTCTTCTCATTATGGATAATGCACCATCCCACCCTTCAGTAGAGGCTTTGAGTTCTGAAGGAATGAGTTGCATGTTTCTGCCCCCCAATGTCACAAGTCTGGTTCAACCTATGGATCAGGGAGTGCTGGAGAACCTGAAGCGCAGGTACAAACGAGAGCTCATGAGAAAACTGCTGCTTCAATCTGAATCGAGTGAAGACTCCTTCATTTCCTTCAGCAAAAAGCTGACCATAAAAGATGCGGTGTACCTGAGTGCTAAATCTTGGAACGAAATTCCtgaagtttctctctgtcgtGCTTGGAATAAGCTAGGGTTTGGTGGTCGTAGTATGGGTGATGCTTCTCGGATCGATGCCAGTGAATCCGAAGAAGAAATTACCTTTGAAGTATGTTCCCAGTTGGGCATCAATGAGGAAGAAATGGAGCAATGGCTTCTTGCTGACAAGGATGAAACTGGGTCTCAATCGCTGACTGATGAAGAAATTATCGACTCTGTTCAGGTCCAGGATCCATCGGACAGTGAAGATGAAGCTGAGCACACTGATGTAGCTAAGATTAGCCACACAAAGGCTGTTGATTGCTTTAGTGTCTGCTTGGAATGGTTAGAGCAGCAGCCTGAAGCCACCCCCATGAATCTCATGCTTTTGAGAGAGCTCCTGGACCTTGCAGGACAAAAAAGGGGTTCTGCCTTGAAGCAAAAGACAATggattgttattttagtaaccCTTGAATTCGTTCTTACACTCTCACAGTTACTGTAGTTCACGTACTTATCCTTTTTGTTAGCCATACAGTGTACTCCTGTTTTCACAAGTTATGTAATCATCGATATTACAAACTTCAGACTTATGAACATTTCACAATTACGAACACCCAATTTCCCGaggtgttcgtatctttgaggtcctactgtatagacagtgaagacagaccagacatcatAGTATATGATTCAGGAATAGGTGCCAATGTCAAACTCGATTTCTCTCTGGCACACCCATTTAGTAGCGACACAGTGGTAAGAGCATCAAGAGAGGACaga
This window encodes:
- the LOC134179507 gene encoding tigger transposable element-derived protein 2-like isoform X2, with the translated sequence MHLWFTQERHKGTPLSGVVVMEKARLMHQQMYPDRSPDDFKASTGWLHRFKQRHGIRQLSMQGESLSANPQSAEAFKLSLHKYIEDHKLSIHQIFNCDETGLCWRLLPNKTLADGSEKAAKNCKSPKDRVTLMATANVSGDMRSPLVFIHKSAKPRCFSGVNMSSLPVHYYSQKSAWMDQSIFLDWFFKHFVPEVKRYLKSKSLPLQALLIMDNAPSHPSVEALSSEGMSCMFLPPNVTSLVQPMDQGVLENLKRRYKRELMRKLLLQSESSEDSFISFSKKLTIKDAVYLSAKSWNEIPEVSLCRAWNKLGFGGRSMGDASRIDASESEEEITFEVCSQLGINEEEMEQWLLADKDETGSQSLTDEEIIDSVQVQDPSDSEDEAEHTDVAKISHTKAVDCFSVCLEWLEQQPEATPMNLMLLRELLDLAGQKRGSALKQKTMDCYFSNP